In a genomic window of Staphylococcus taiwanensis:
- a CDS encoding spermidine/putrescine ABC transporter substrate-binding protein, which produces MKQFLQLIIGAMVVGLICLGISHWFKAQDNSKIGEKIYVYNWGEYIDPDLIKQFEKETGIQVVYETFDSNEAMEAKIRNGGTHYDVAFPSEYTVQKLKREKLLEPLDHSKIPNMKNLDPDYMNMTYDPHNKYSLPYFFGTVGILYNKKAYPNENFNSWSDLYQKKYKNDVLLVDGAREIMGLALNKLGYSLNDTNPTHIKEAEKDLRQLTPQVRGVVGDEVTMMLQQNEGNIAVVWSGVAAPLVQNSDKYNYVIPKEGSNLWFDNMVIPKTAQNKEGAYKFMNFLLDAKNNKQNTEWVGYATPNKKARELLPKEVRDDHRFYPTQKEQKRLEVYKDLGEKSLGDYNESFLNFKMSLK; this is translated from the coding sequence ATGAAACAGTTTTTACAATTGATTATTGGTGCAATGGTTGTTGGATTAATTTGCTTAGGCATTAGTCATTGGTTTAAAGCTCAAGATAATTCTAAGATTGGCGAAAAAATTTATGTTTATAACTGGGGAGAATATATTGATCCAGATTTAATTAAGCAATTTGAGAAGGAAACAGGTATTCAAGTTGTATACGAAACATTTGATTCTAACGAGGCAATGGAAGCTAAAATTAGAAATGGTGGTACACATTATGATGTTGCTTTTCCAAGTGAATATACCGTTCAAAAGTTAAAACGTGAGAAGTTACTAGAGCCATTGGATCATAGTAAAATTCCAAATATGAAAAATTTAGATCCAGACTATATGAATATGACATATGACCCTCATAATAAGTATTCTTTACCATATTTCTTTGGTACAGTAGGGATTCTTTATAATAAAAAAGCGTATCCAAATGAAAACTTTAATAGTTGGAGTGATTTATATCAAAAAAAATATAAAAATGACGTATTACTTGTAGATGGCGCTCGTGAAATTATGGGGTTAGCTTTAAACAAATTAGGTTATAGTTTAAATGACACTAATCCTACGCATATAAAAGAAGCGGAAAAGGATTTACGTCAACTTACTCCACAAGTTCGAGGCGTAGTTGGTGATGAAGTAACAATGATGCTTCAACAAAATGAAGGTAATATTGCAGTAGTTTGGAGTGGCGTTGCTGCACCTCTAGTTCAAAATAGTGATAAGTATAACTATGTTATTCCTAAAGAAGGATCTAATCTTTGGTTTGATAATATGGTAATACCTAAAACTGCTCAAAATAAAGAGGGTGCCTATAAATTTATGAACTTCTTACTTGATGCGAAAAATAATAAGCAAAATACTGAGTGGGTAGGCTATGCAACCCCTAATAAAAAAGCACGTGAATTGTTGCCGAAAGAAGTTCGAGATGATCATCGTTTTTATCCAACTCAAAAAGAACAAAAACGTCTTGAAGTTTATAAAGATTTAGGAGAAAAATCATTAGGAGATTATAACGAAAGTTTCCTAAACTTTAAAATGTCGTTAAAATAG
- the lpdA gene encoding dihydrolipoyl dehydrogenase: MVVGDFPIETDTIVIGAGPGGYVAAIRAAQLGQKVTIVEKGNLGGVCLNVGCIPSKALLHASHRFVEAQHSENLGVIAESVSLKFDKVQEFKKSVVNKLTGGVEGLLKGNKVEIVKGEAYFVDNNSLRVMDEKSAQTYNFKHAIIATGSRPIEIPNFEFGERVIDSTGALNLQEVPGKLVVVGGGYIGSELGTAFANFGSEVTILEGAKEILGGFEKQMVQPVKKGMKEKGVEIITEAMAKNAEETENGVKVTYEAKGEEQTIEADYVLVTVGRRPNTDELGLEELGLKFADRGLLEVDKQSRTSIDNIYAIGDIVPGLPLAHKASYEAKVAAEAISGQASEVDYIGMPAVCFTEPELAQVGYTEAQAKEEGLDYKASKFPYAGNGRALSLDDTTGFVKLITLKEDGTVIGAQIAGNGASDIISELGLAIEAGMNAEDIALTVHAHPTLGEMSMEAAEKAIGLPIHTM; encoded by the coding sequence ATGGTAGTTGGAGATTTCCCAATTGAAACAGATACTATTGTTATCGGAGCAGGTCCTGGAGGTTATGTTGCAGCAATTCGTGCAGCACAACTAGGACAAAAAGTTACAATCGTAGAGAAAGGTAACTTAGGTGGTGTATGCTTAAACGTTGGTTGTATTCCATCAAAAGCATTATTACACGCTTCACATCGCTTTGTAGAAGCTCAACATTCTGAAAACTTAGGTGTTATCGCTGAAAGCGTATCACTTAAATTTGACAAAGTTCAAGAATTCAAAAAATCAGTTGTTAACAAATTAACTGGTGGTGTTGAAGGCTTATTAAAAGGTAATAAAGTTGAAATCGTTAAAGGTGAAGCATATTTCGTAGACAATAACAGCTTACGTGTTATGGACGAAAAAAGTGCTCAAACTTATAATTTCAAACACGCTATTATCGCAACAGGTTCTAGACCAATTGAAATTCCTAACTTCGAATTTGGTGAACGTGTTATCGATTCAACAGGTGCATTAAACTTACAAGAAGTTCCAGGTAAATTAGTCGTTGTAGGTGGCGGTTACATTGGTTCTGAACTTGGTACTGCATTTGCTAACTTCGGTTCAGAAGTTACAATTTTAGAAGGCGCTAAAGAAATTCTTGGCGGATTCGAAAAACAAATGGTTCAACCAGTTAAAAAAGGCATGAAAGAAAAAGGCGTTGAAATCATTACTGAAGCAATGGCTAAAAATGCTGAGGAAACTGAAAATGGCGTAAAAGTTACTTACGAAGCTAAAGGTGAAGAACAAACTATCGAAGCTGATTATGTATTAGTAACTGTTGGTCGTCGTCCAAATACAGATGAATTAGGCTTAGAAGAATTAGGTCTTAAATTCGCTGATCGTGGATTATTAGAAGTTGACAAACAAAGCCGTACTTCTATCGACAATATTTATGCAATTGGTGATATCGTTCCTGGTTTACCACTTGCCCACAAAGCAAGTTATGAAGCTAAAGTAGCTGCTGAAGCTATCTCTGGTCAAGCATCAGAAGTAGATTACATTGGTATGCCTGCTGTATGTTTCACTGAACCAGAATTAGCTCAAGTTGGTTACACTGAAGCACAAGCTAAAGAAGAAGGTTTAGACTATAAAGCTTCTAAATTCCCTTATGCTGGTAATGGCCGTGCATTATCATTAGACGATACTACTGGTTTCGTTAAACTTATTACATTAAAAGAAGACGGAACTGTTATTGGTGCGCAAATCGCTGGTAACGGCGCTTCAGATATCATTTCAGAATTAGGTTTAGCTATCGAAGCTGGTATGAATGCTGAAGATATCGCATTAACTGTACATGCTCACCCAACATTAGGTGAAATGTCTATGGAAGCTGCTGAAAAAGCAATTGGATTACCAATCCACACTATGTAA
- a CDS encoding UPF0223 family protein, producing MEYQYPLDLDWSNEEMVDVIAFFNKVENYYEKSVNGQDLMAHYKRFKEIVPGKAEEKQLFKEFEEKSGYNSYKVVQEVKNNPETTSFSNH from the coding sequence ATGGAATATCAATATCCATTGGATTTAGATTGGTCTAATGAAGAAATGGTTGATGTCATTGCATTTTTTAATAAAGTTGAAAATTATTATGAAAAAAGTGTTAACGGACAAGATTTAATGGCACATTATAAACGTTTTAAAGAAATTGTTCCAGGTAAAGCGGAAGAAAAACAATTATTTAAAGAATTTGAAGAGAAAAGTGGCTATAATAGCTATAAAGTTGTTCAAGAAGTAAAAAATAATCCTGAGACAACATCATTTAGCAATCACTAA
- a CDS encoding 2-oxo acid dehydrogenase subunit E2 has protein sequence MAFEFRLPDIGEGIHEGEIVKWFVKAGDTIEEDDVLAEVQNDKSVVEIPSPVSGTVEEVLVDEDTVAVVGDVIVKIDAPDAEEMQFKGGHDDDSSSKEEPAQEEAKAEETSAPAASASQDEEVDENRQIKAMPSVRKYAREKGVNIKAVAGSGKNGRITKEDIDNHLNGGGAQAASASNESAAASTSEETSAPQTQSVPEGDFPETTEKIPAMRRAIAKAMVNSKHTAPHVTLMDEIDVQDLWDHRKKFKEIAAEQGTKLTFLPYVVKALVSALKKYPALNTSFNEEAGEIVHKHYWNIGIAADTERGLLVPVVKNADRKSIFQISDEINELAVKARDGKLTSDEMKGATCTISNIGSAGGQWFTPVINHPEVAILGIGRIAQKPIVKDGEIIAAPVLSLSLSFDHRQIDGATGQNAMNHIKRLLNNPELLLMEG, from the coding sequence GTGGCATTTGAATTTAGATTACCCGACATTGGTGAAGGTATCCACGAAGGTGAAATTGTAAAGTGGTTTGTTAAAGCCGGAGATACAATTGAAGAAGATGATGTATTAGCAGAGGTTCAAAACGATAAATCTGTAGTTGAAATCCCATCTCCTGTAAGTGGTACAGTAGAAGAAGTTTTAGTTGACGAAGATACTGTAGCAGTTGTAGGTGACGTTATCGTTAAAATTGATGCACCTGACGCTGAAGAAATGCAATTCAAAGGTGGTCATGACGACGATTCTTCATCTAAAGAAGAACCAGCTCAAGAAGAAGCAAAAGCTGAAGAAACATCAGCTCCAGCAGCATCAGCTTCACAAGATGAAGAAGTAGATGAAAATAGACAAATCAAAGCTATGCCATCTGTTCGTAAATACGCTCGTGAAAAAGGCGTTAACATCAAAGCTGTAGCTGGATCAGGTAAAAATGGTCGTATCACTAAAGAAGACATTGATAACCACTTAAATGGTGGCGGTGCTCAAGCTGCATCAGCTTCAAATGAAAGCGCAGCTGCTTCAACATCTGAAGAAACTTCTGCACCACAAACTCAATCAGTTCCAGAAGGCGACTTCCCTGAAACAACTGAAAAAATCCCAGCAATGCGTAGAGCAATTGCGAAAGCAATGGTTAACTCTAAACACACTGCGCCTCACGTAACATTAATGGATGAAATTGATGTTCAAGACTTATGGGATCACCGTAAGAAATTCAAAGAAATCGCAGCTGAACAAGGCACTAAATTAACATTCTTACCATACGTTGTTAAAGCACTTGTTTCTGCACTTAAAAAATATCCAGCACTTAACACTTCATTCAATGAAGAAGCTGGCGAAATCGTACACAAACATTATTGGAACATTGGTATCGCAGCTGATACTGAAAGAGGTTTATTAGTACCTGTAGTTAAAAATGCAGATCGTAAATCTATCTTCCAAATTTCAGATGAAATTAACGAATTAGCTGTTAAAGCTCGTGACGGTAAATTAACATCTGATGAAATGAAAGGTGCAACTTGCACAATCAGTAATATCGGTTCAGCTGGTGGACAATGGTTCACTCCAGTTATCAACCACCCAGAAGTAGCTATCTTAGGTATTGGCCGTATTGCTCAAAAACCTATCGTAAAAGACGGTGAAATCATTGCAGCTCCAGTATTATCATTATCATTAAGCTTTGACCACAGACAAATTGATGGTGCTACTGGACAAAATGCAATGAATCACATTAAACGCTTATTAAATAATCCAGAATTATTATTAATGGAGGGGTAA
- a CDS encoding ABC transporter permease, translating into MRNLNKLLITPYILWMVIFIIIPVILLIYFSFIDIHGHFSFTNYEQVFSMKYLTMMWDSIFYAALITIITLLISYPAAYFIRASKNQNIWLLILIIPTWINLLLKTYAFIGLLSHEGMINKFLNFLHIPSANMLFTPGAFLLVASYIYIPFMILPIFNSMKAIPNNLLQASSDLGASPFTTFRKIIMPLTKEGVMTGIQVTFIPALSLFMITRLIAGNKVINIGMSIEEQFLVIQNYGMGSTIAIFLIVFMAFILIITKSKSTDERG; encoded by the coding sequence ATGCGTAATCTTAACAAATTGCTCATCACCCCGTACATCTTGTGGATGGTAATCTTTATCATCATACCAGTTATTTTATTAATTTATTTTTCGTTTATCGATATACATGGCCATTTTAGTTTTACCAATTATGAACAAGTTTTTTCAATGAAATACCTTACTATGATGTGGGATTCAATATTTTATGCTGCACTTATTACGATCATTACGTTATTAATTAGCTATCCAGCAGCATATTTCATACGTGCGTCTAAAAATCAAAATATTTGGCTATTAATACTCATTATTCCAACTTGGATTAATCTGTTATTAAAAACATATGCTTTTATTGGATTGTTAAGTCATGAAGGAATGATAAATAAATTTTTGAATTTTTTACATATTCCTTCAGCTAATATGTTATTTACGCCAGGCGCTTTTTTACTCGTAGCAAGTTATATATATATTCCATTCATGATTTTGCCGATATTTAATAGTATGAAGGCAATACCTAATAATTTATTACAAGCCTCAAGTGATTTGGGGGCCAGTCCTTTCACTACTTTTAGAAAAATAATTATGCCATTAACGAAAGAGGGCGTAATGACGGGGATTCAAGTCACATTTATACCAGCATTATCTCTCTTTATGATTACTCGACTAATTGCTGGAAATAAAGTAATCAATATTGGTATGTCCATTGAGGAACAATTTTTAGTTATTCAAAATTATGGAATGGGTTCTACAATTGCGATTTTCTTAATTGTTTTTATGGCATTTATTCTAATTATTACAAAATCGAAATCTACAGATGAAAGAGGGTGA
- a CDS encoding helix-turn-helix transcriptional regulator, translating to MQIGSKLRNLRRQKNLTQEELAERTDLSKGYISQIESQHASPSMETFLNILEVLGTSPSDFFKDKSKTKVLHTKNDRTIYDEYDRGYILNWLVTNSNEFEMEPLILTLRPGASYKYFEPSESDTFIYCLEGCVTLTLGKSQYRANEEDVLYFRANEIHQLHNETSNVVKILIVATASYL from the coding sequence ATGCAAATTGGTAGTAAATTACGAAACTTAAGACGTCAAAAGAATCTAACTCAAGAAGAATTAGCGGAACGTACAGATCTTTCAAAAGGTTATATTTCACAAATTGAAAGTCAACATGCTTCTCCTAGTATGGAAACTTTCTTGAATATTTTAGAAGTATTAGGTACTTCTCCAAGTGATTTTTTCAAAGATAAATCAAAAACAAAAGTATTACATACCAAAAATGATAGAACAATTTATGATGAATATGACAGAGGGTACATACTTAATTGGTTAGTCACGAATTCCAATGAATTTGAAATGGAACCACTTATCTTAACTTTAAGACCAGGTGCGTCATATAAATATTTTGAACCATCAGAATCAGATACGTTTATTTATTGTTTAGAGGGTTGTGTGACATTAACTTTAGGTAAATCACAGTATCGTGCTAATGAAGAAGATGTATTATATTTTAGGGCTAATGAGATACATCAATTACATAATGAAACATCTAATGTAGTAAAGATACTAATTGTTGCTACTGCATCATATTTGTAG
- a CDS encoding ABC transporter ATP-binding protein, translating to MEPLLSFKSVTKGYDDVVILDKMDLEIESGHFYTLLGPSGCGKTTILKLIAGFEQPDDGDIIYLNKSIGDLPANKRKVNTVFQDYALFPHLNVFDNIAFGLKLKKQSKKEINQKVKDALKLVKLSGYEQRSINEMSGGQKQRVAIARAIVNEPEILLLDESLSALDLKLRTEMQYELRELQKRLGITFIFVTHDQEEALALSDYIFVMKDGKIQQFGTPTDIYDEPVNRFVADFIGESNIVEGKMVEDFVVNIYGQDFECVDAGISSGKNIEVVIRPEDISLIEADKGLFKATVDSMLFRGVHYEICCIDRKGYEWVIQTTKKAEVGSEVGLFFDPEAIHIMVPGETEEEFDKRIESYEELENA from the coding sequence ATGGAGCCATTGTTATCTTTTAAAAGTGTTACAAAGGGATATGATGACGTAGTCATACTCGACAAAATGGATTTAGAGATTGAATCTGGACACTTTTATACATTACTAGGACCTTCAGGTTGTGGTAAAACAACGATATTAAAATTAATAGCTGGTTTCGAACAACCTGATGATGGGGATATTATATACCTAAATAAATCCATTGGTGATTTACCGGCAAATAAGCGCAAAGTTAATACAGTCTTTCAAGACTATGCTTTGTTTCCGCATTTAAATGTATTTGATAATATTGCTTTTGGATTAAAACTTAAAAAGCAATCAAAAAAGGAAATTAATCAAAAAGTTAAAGATGCATTAAAGCTTGTAAAATTGTCAGGTTATGAACAAAGAAGTATTAATGAAATGAGTGGAGGTCAAAAGCAACGTGTAGCTATTGCTAGGGCGATTGTTAACGAACCAGAAATTCTGCTACTTGATGAATCGTTATCTGCTTTAGACTTGAAATTACGTACTGAGATGCAATATGAGTTGCGTGAACTACAAAAACGTCTCGGTATTACATTTATATTTGTCACACATGATCAAGAAGAAGCACTTGCACTAAGTGATTATATTTTTGTAATGAAAGATGGTAAAATCCAACAATTTGGAACACCAACTGATATTTATGATGAACCCGTCAATCGATTCGTTGCTGATTTTATAGGTGAATCTAATATTGTAGAAGGTAAGATGGTAGAAGACTTTGTGGTGAATATTTATGGTCAAGATTTTGAATGCGTAGATGCAGGTATTTCTTCTGGAAAAAATATTGAAGTAGTCATTAGACCTGAAGATATCTCTCTAATTGAAGCGGATAAAGGTTTATTTAAAGCTACCGTTGATTCAATGTTATTTAGAGGTGTACATTACGAGATTTGTTGTATAGATAGAAAAGGGTATGAGTGGGTTATTCAAACTACCAAAAAGGCTGAGGTAGGAAGTGAAGTAGGTCTATTCTTTGATCCTGAAGCAATCCATATTATGGTTCCGGGTGAAACTGAGGAAGAATTTGATAAACGTATTGAAAGTTACGAGGAATTGGAAAATGCGTAA
- a CDS encoding DUF4064 domain-containing protein: MSGERYTQIKRPVSRLTEKLLGWFSWIFLLILTVITMFIALVSFSNDTSIQNLENSMNNNELIQQILTNNSLNTTQFVIWLQNGVWAIIVYFIVCLLISFLALISMNIRILSGFLFLIAAVITLPLILLFVPLIIPIFFFIIAIMMFARKSKVETVPAYGPAQGYYPNDDYPRDEYGHQGRYHEEDRYDNDGYDYDERNRYDEEEYVEPPRKTKKSERRTRRKQPYYDEDYDNNYRDNNYEEEQQSNYNDEQDLATDTEEDKYNQYPKRAVTGEYNSEADDVENTGVLSRQAKYKHKSNKKPQYDSNNANDESYDFAENVVDTEPKVDKKEEKAQRKREKAEIKAKKKEKRKAYNQRMKERRKNQPSATSQRRMNYEERKQILNKDDVQTEDESENVEDKNE, encoded by the coding sequence ATGTCAGGAGAACGATACACGCAAATCAAACGGCCTGTGAGTCGTCTGACTGAAAAGCTATTAGGTTGGTTTAGTTGGATTTTCTTACTCATTTTGACGGTTATTACAATGTTTATTGCACTCGTGTCATTTAGTAATGATACATCAATTCAAAATCTTGAAAACTCAATGAATAATAATGAGCTAATTCAACAAATTTTGACAAATAATAGTTTAAACACTACTCAATTTGTTATTTGGCTTCAAAATGGGGTGTGGGCGATTATTGTCTATTTCATAGTGTGTCTGCTAATTTCATTTTTAGCACTTATTTCTATGAATATTAGAATTCTATCTGGATTCTTATTCTTAATCGCAGCAGTGATTACATTGCCATTGATATTATTATTCGTACCATTAATTATTCCTATTTTCTTCTTTATCATTGCAATCATGATGTTTGCAAGAAAAAGCAAAGTTGAAACTGTTCCGGCGTATGGACCAGCTCAAGGATATTATCCTAATGATGATTATCCACGAGACGAATATGGTCATCAGGGGCGTTATCATGAAGAAGATAGATATGATAATGATGGTTATGATTATGACGAACGTAATAGATACGATGAAGAAGAATATGTTGAGCCACCTCGCAAAACTAAGAAATCTGAACGTCGTACACGTCGTAAGCAACCCTATTACGATGAAGACTACGATAATAATTATCGTGATAACAACTATGAAGAAGAACAGCAAAGTAATTACAATGATGAACAAGATTTAGCAACTGACACTGAGGAAGATAAATATAATCAATATCCTAAACGTGCTGTTACTGGTGAGTATAATTCTGAAGCGGATGATGTCGAAAATACAGGTGTCCTTTCTAGACAAGCTAAGTATAAACATAAATCGAATAAAAAGCCTCAATATGATAGTAACAACGCGAATGATGAATCTTATGATTTTGCTGAGAACGTAGTTGACACTGAACCTAAGGTTGATAAAAAAGAAGAAAAAGCACAACGTAAAAGAGAAAAAGCTGAAATTAAAGCTAAGAAAAAAGAAAAGCGCAAAGCTTATAATCAACGCATGAAAGAACGTCGTAAAAATCAACCTAGTGCAACAAGTCAACGACGTATGAACTATGAAGAACGTAAACAAATCTTAAATAAAGATGACGTTCAAACAGAAGATGAATCTGAAAATGTAGAAGATAAAAATGAATAG
- a CDS encoding ABC transporter permease, producing MKWYGKLYIGLLLVILYVPIFFLMFYSFNSAGNMIHFEHFTLDHYKSLFQNDRLMSVIFNTVAVALIAAAISTIIGTFGAIALYYLRNKKFKVALLTLNNVLMVSSDVVIGASFLIMFTALGHFTGLGLGFGTVLASHIAFCIPIVVIVVLPQLYEMNNNILNAARDLGATETQILGNVLIPNLMPAIIGGFFMALTYSLDDFTVSFFVTGNGFSVLSVEVYAMARKGISMEINAISTILFGAIVLGIIGYYAIQRLVKRRQLTKRGVQQ from the coding sequence GTGAAATGGTACGGGAAACTATATATTGGACTACTTTTAGTGATATTATATGTTCCGATATTTTTCCTTATGTTTTATTCATTTAATTCAGCGGGAAACATGATTCATTTCGAACATTTTACCTTAGATCATTATAAAAGCTTATTTCAAAATGATCGCTTAATGTCTGTAATTTTCAATACAGTGGCTGTTGCATTAATAGCAGCCGCTATTTCAACTATTATTGGAACCTTTGGTGCTATCGCATTGTATTATCTAAGAAATAAGAAATTTAAAGTTGCATTACTAACATTAAATAATGTTTTAATGGTTTCTTCAGATGTCGTTATTGGTGCCTCATTTTTAATTATGTTTACAGCATTGGGACATTTTACTGGGCTAGGATTAGGATTTGGCACTGTGCTAGCGTCACATATCGCATTTTGTATTCCAATTGTGGTCATTGTTGTGTTGCCGCAATTATATGAAATGAATAATAATATCTTAAATGCGGCGCGTGATTTAGGTGCGACTGAAACTCAAATTCTTGGCAATGTACTTATACCTAATTTAATGCCAGCAATTATTGGTGGCTTCTTTATGGCACTAACATATTCTTTAGACGATTTTACGGTGAGTTTTTTCGTAACAGGAAATGGATTCAGTGTATTATCAGTAGAAGTATATGCTATGGCACGTAAAGGAATTAGTATGGAAATTAACGCTATTTCAACAATTTTATTCGGCGCTATCGTATTAGGTATAATCGGTTATTACGCTATACAACGTTTAGTAAAGCGACGTCAATTAACTAAGCGAGGTGTACAGCAATGA
- a CDS encoding Nramp family divalent metal transporter, which translates to MGTKDKQQQLSLDEINNTVDFSGDKSTSQKFLAFLGPGLLVAVGYMDPGNWITSMQGGAQFGYTLLFVILISSLSAMLLQSMTVRLGIATGNDLAQMTRQFLNKPVAIIFWIIAELAIIATDIAEVIGSAIALDLLFDIPLLIGALITVFDVFLLLFIMKFGFRKIEAIVGTLIFTVLIIFLFEVYISSPQLVDILNGFIPHHQIITNHSILYIALGIIGATIMPHNLYLHSSIVQSRKYNRKSQYDKAQAIKYATIDSNIQLSVAFVVNCLLLVLGAALFYGTNTSQLGGFYDLYHALKTQPMLGAALGSIMSTLFAVALLASGQNSTITGTLAGQIVMEGFLKLSIPNWVRRLITRGLAVIPIIACLIIFHGNEAKMEQLLVFSQVFLSIALPFSLIPLQLATSNKKLMGTFRNKTWINICAWSLIVVLSLLNVFLIIETFKDFFA; encoded by the coding sequence ATGGGTACAAAAGATAAGCAACAACAATTAAGTTTAGATGAAATTAATAATACTGTTGATTTTAGCGGAGATAAAAGTACGAGTCAGAAATTTTTAGCATTTCTAGGTCCTGGATTACTTGTGGCTGTGGGTTATATGGATCCTGGTAATTGGATAACATCTATGCAAGGTGGCGCACAATTTGGTTACACCTTATTATTTGTTATACTCATTTCTAGTTTATCAGCAATGCTATTACAGAGTATGACGGTACGTTTAGGAATTGCTACTGGTAATGATTTAGCACAAATGACACGACAATTTTTAAATAAACCTGTTGCTATCATTTTCTGGATTATAGCTGAACTCGCGATTATTGCGACAGATATCGCAGAAGTTATTGGGAGTGCCATTGCGTTAGATTTATTATTCGATATCCCTTTACTAATTGGAGCACTTATAACTGTTTTTGATGTGTTCTTACTGTTATTTATTATGAAATTCGGATTCCGTAAAATTGAAGCAATTGTAGGCACGCTCATATTTACGGTATTGATTATTTTCTTATTTGAAGTATATATATCATCACCTCAATTAGTGGATATACTTAATGGTTTTATACCACATCACCAAATCATTACCAATCATAGTATTTTATATATTGCATTAGGTATTATTGGCGCCACAATCATGCCTCACAATTTGTATTTGCATTCATCAATCGTTCAATCACGTAAATATAACCGTAAAAGCCAATATGATAAAGCACAAGCGATTAAATATGCAACGATTGATTCCAATATACAATTAAGTGTCGCTTTTGTAGTCAATTGTTTATTATTAGTATTAGGTGCTGCACTATTTTATGGAACTAATACTTCTCAATTAGGTGGATTTTATGATTTATATCATGCACTTAAAACACAACCAATGTTGGGTGCAGCATTAGGCAGTATAATGAGCACGTTGTTTGCGGTAGCACTTTTAGCTTCAGGTCAAAATTCAACAATAACAGGTACACTCGCAGGTCAAATCGTAATGGAAGGCTTTTTAAAATTATCTATTCCTAACTGGGTGCGTCGTCTTATTACGAGAGGTTTAGCTGTGATACCGATAATTGCTTGCTTAATTATTTTTCATGGTAATGAAGCTAAAATGGAACAACTTCTCGTTTTTTCACAAGTATTTTTGAGTATTGCATTACCATTTTCATTGATACCGTTACAGTTGGCCACAAGTAATAAAAAATTAATGGGTACTTTTCGTAACAAAACTTGGATTAATATTTGTGCATGGTCATTAATCGTAGTTTTAAGCTTACTGAATGTCTTTTTAATTATTGAAACGTTTAAAGATTTCTTTGCTTAA
- a CDS encoding DUF4064 domain-containing protein, which translates to MNRKVEVILAWVASGLSVIYLIMSLISFFVVKNNNNTEQYNQMMKQLGNQQVKVTPEIVHLAMTFSIGTLIFSTILGIIGTLIIKGRPILAGSLLIVAALVGIINMSLIAGVLWIVVAIMLFVKKDPNKPQRKNNAKTDDFDKWQPEKEYNERKKDDPYIY; encoded by the coding sequence ATGAATCGCAAAGTTGAAGTCATACTTGCATGGGTTGCTAGTGGTTTAAGTGTGATTTATTTAATCATGTCTTTAATATCCTTTTTTGTAGTTAAAAATAATAATAATACTGAACAATACAATCAAATGATGAAACAACTTGGAAATCAACAAGTTAAAGTAACACCTGAAATAGTTCATTTAGCCATGACTTTTTCAATAGGTACTTTAATTTTTTCAACAATCTTAGGTATTATTGGAACACTAATTATCAAAGGTCGTCCGATATTAGCAGGTAGTTTATTAATCGTAGCTGCATTAGTAGGTATCATCAATATGAGCCTTATCGCTGGGGTACTATGGATTGTTGTTGCAATTATGCTTTTCGTGAAAAAAGATCCAAATAAACCGCAACGCAAAAATAATGCTAAAACAGACGATTTTGATAAATGGCAACCAGAAAAAGAATATAATGAACGTAAAAAAGACGATCCTTATATTTATTAA